A single Paenibacillus sp. FSL R5-0517 DNA region contains:
- a CDS encoding DUF5696 domain-containing protein: MKRRRTAIVAVMLISSLLITQSVNYAEGERPATSEQQTTSEQQQTADSQRAGTDTPESTDQAKSSASDVAATPNAPDAKAANKSNPNEMTVPEGMEMVAENEQMILYLHPETTEIAVKDKQNGAIWFSNPQDREQDAIATGYNKSQLNVQFELTYYDNTGNALKYDNFTHSVQSGQFEIEKVEQGLNIVYTLGEVKSDLEAIPKYISEERFNTLILAKLEEKDQKEIEKRFRHDEQNKRFERRDSSLKGVGLSKVTRIFESIGYDEAQIAIDKAAYGQEESGSANVVVPVHYRLEDAHLRVSIPENGIEYPEAMKIQSLSLLPFFGASGPKEEGYSLVPDGSGSLIYFNNKKTYASPYSTALYGSDHAINQLTQIQKEQKARMPVFGMSYGDKGYLAVIDKGDAVASVEADISGRLNQYNTVHPSFALSSMEEVTLTNGWRSSTVKRFQAQPFHNEIAVVYDFLDSDDASYSGMASKYRDYLIGQKKLTRLADDTTLPFYVELIGGIPKKKFFLGIPYNAYEPLTTFEEAQEIVKEMQDLGVQDIQLQYTGWFNGGVHHDLPKSIQVDKKLGGAKGLQSLQAYMQENGFGLYPDVSFLEVFPETDAFKKSYASRQITGKLAQVFPYRMSTFMRDEESPPGYVITPEAVPGIVNGFMQDYAPLGLNAISLRDLGDQLNSDYNRANVINREQAKQVVVQQLEQVKGSSDVSLLLEGGNVYASPYARHIVDAPMSSSGFNITDETVPFFQLIYHGYIQYTGQAWNMAEDQDSLKQMLRAIETGSAPYYTWFHADPSTIKLTGFDELYSADYRRWIQESAKRYAELNEVLHDVQNQSIVKHEKLRNGVYQTTFEKGKTVIVNYNDAAVKVNGVSVAAKSYQVGGDTPE, translated from the coding sequence ATGAAAAGAAGACGTACCGCTATCGTAGCGGTCATGCTCATAAGCAGTCTGTTAATCACACAAAGTGTGAATTACGCGGAGGGCGAAAGACCAGCGACTTCGGAGCAACAAACCACTTCAGAGCAGCAACAAACGGCAGATTCTCAACGTGCTGGAACTGATACACCTGAAAGTACAGATCAGGCAAAGAGCAGCGCATCAGACGTGGCAGCTACGCCAAATGCTCCAGATGCAAAGGCTGCGAACAAGTCCAACCCTAACGAGATGACGGTCCCTGAGGGCATGGAAATGGTTGCTGAGAACGAGCAGATGATTCTGTATTTGCACCCGGAGACGACTGAAATTGCAGTCAAGGATAAGCAGAACGGGGCAATATGGTTTTCCAATCCGCAGGATCGCGAGCAGGACGCCATTGCGACGGGGTATAACAAGTCTCAGTTGAATGTGCAGTTTGAGCTGACGTATTACGATAATACGGGCAATGCGCTGAAATACGATAATTTTACACATAGTGTACAGAGTGGTCAGTTTGAGATTGAAAAAGTAGAGCAAGGACTCAACATCGTATATACGCTTGGCGAAGTCAAAAGTGATCTCGAAGCGATCCCCAAATATATTAGCGAGGAGCGCTTTAACACATTGATTCTCGCTAAGCTGGAGGAGAAGGACCAGAAGGAGATTGAGAAGCGCTTTCGTCATGATGAGCAGAACAAACGTTTTGAGAGACGGGACTCCTCTCTGAAGGGCGTTGGGTTGTCAAAGGTCACCCGGATTTTTGAATCCATCGGCTACGATGAGGCTCAGATTGCGATCGACAAAGCCGCTTACGGGCAGGAAGAGAGCGGGAGTGCCAATGTAGTTGTTCCCGTTCACTATCGGCTCGAAGATGCACACTTGAGGGTATCCATACCTGAGAATGGCATTGAATATCCGGAAGCGATGAAAATTCAATCCTTGTCCTTGCTGCCTTTTTTCGGAGCCAGCGGGCCTAAGGAAGAAGGCTACAGCCTGGTGCCTGACGGGTCGGGTTCCTTGATTTATTTTAATAACAAAAAGACGTATGCATCACCTTACAGTACAGCGCTGTATGGAAGCGATCATGCCATCAACCAGCTCACACAGATTCAGAAGGAGCAAAAGGCGAGAATGCCCGTATTTGGTATGAGTTACGGAGACAAAGGATATCTCGCTGTCATTGATAAAGGGGATGCTGTTGCATCCGTGGAGGCGGATATTAGCGGCAGATTGAATCAGTACAACACCGTGCATCCAAGCTTTGCGCTGAGCAGTATGGAGGAAGTTACCCTTACGAATGGCTGGCGTTCCAGCACAGTCAAACGGTTTCAGGCGCAGCCTTTTCACAACGAAATAGCTGTCGTTTATGATTTCCTGGATTCCGACGATGCGAGTTATTCGGGAATGGCTTCCAAGTATCGGGATTATCTCATCGGGCAAAAGAAACTCACACGTCTGGCGGATGATACCACACTGCCTTTCTACGTGGAACTGATCGGTGGCATTCCCAAGAAAAAGTTTTTTCTCGGGATCCCGTACAATGCCTACGAGCCGCTGACCACATTTGAAGAGGCACAGGAGATTGTAAAAGAGATGCAAGATCTAGGTGTGCAGGATATTCAGCTGCAATACACCGGATGGTTCAACGGAGGGGTGCATCACGATCTGCCCAAGTCTATCCAGGTTGACAAGAAACTTGGAGGTGCAAAGGGTTTGCAAAGCCTTCAGGCGTACATGCAAGAAAATGGCTTTGGTTTATACCCGGATGTATCGTTTCTGGAGGTGTTCCCGGAGACTGACGCTTTCAAGAAATCGTACGCATCACGTCAAATTACGGGCAAACTTGCGCAAGTTTTTCCGTATCGCATGTCCACGTTTATGCGGGATGAAGAGTCTCCTCCGGGCTATGTTATTACTCCCGAGGCAGTACCGGGCATTGTAAACGGATTTATGCAGGACTATGCACCGCTCGGGCTCAATGCCATTTCTCTTCGCGATTTGGGCGATCAGCTTAATTCCGATTACAACCGGGCCAACGTGATCAACCGTGAGCAAGCCAAGCAGGTTGTTGTGCAGCAGCTTGAGCAGGTGAAGGGTTCCTCAGATGTATCCCTTCTCCTGGAAGGAGGCAATGTGTACGCAAGTCCCTATGCCAGACATATTGTGGATGCACCGATGAGTAGCAGTGGCTTTAATATCACGGACGAGACGGTTCCCTTTTTCCAGCTGATCTATCACGGCTACATTCAATACACAGGCCAAGCATGGAATATGGCAGAGGATCAGGATTCTCTCAAGCAGATGCTGCGAGCGATTGAAACCGGCTCAGCGCCGTATTATACGTGGTTCCACGCTGATCCGTCCACGATCAAGCTGACGGGCTTCGACGAGTTATATTCGGCCGATTATCGACGCTGGATTCAGGAGTCGGCTAAGCGGTATGCCGAGCTGAACGAGGTGCTGCATGACGTGCAGAATCAATCCATTGTTAAACATGAAAAGCTGAGGAATGGTGTCTATCAGACCACTTTTGAAAAAGGAAAAACGGTCATTGTGAATTACAACGATGCTGCTGTGAAGGTGAACGGTGTAAGTGTGGCAGCGAAGAGTTACCAGGTAGGAGGTGACACACCGGAATGA
- a CDS encoding GNAT family protein has product MITFQYFEPEDFDQLIEWSGDEAYLLQWAGPQFHYPLSKEQLADYLHGANDKNTSNKFIYKVMDETTQEIVGHIALGGIDRYNRSGRIGKVLLGKPYQGKGYGKQMIDEALRIGFEEEKLHRISLGVFDFNVSAIRCYEKAGFVREGLIRDARRHEDTFWNLIEMSILEDEWKK; this is encoded by the coding sequence ATGATTACATTCCAATACTTTGAACCGGAAGATTTTGATCAACTAATCGAATGGAGTGGAGATGAAGCGTATCTGCTCCAGTGGGCTGGCCCGCAGTTCCATTATCCACTTTCCAAGGAACAGCTAGCAGATTATTTGCATGGTGCGAATGATAAGAACACTTCGAATAAGTTCATTTATAAAGTGATGGATGAAACGACTCAGGAGATTGTGGGCCATATCGCTCTTGGCGGTATCGATCGATATAACCGTTCAGGACGTATCGGTAAGGTGCTTCTTGGCAAGCCCTATCAGGGTAAAGGCTATGGAAAGCAAATGATCGATGAGGCACTTCGAATTGGATTTGAAGAGGAGAAGTTACACCGGATCAGTCTGGGTGTATTTGATTTTAATGTCTCAGCCATCCGATGTTATGAAAAAGCGGGCTTTGTACGAGAAGGACTTATTCGTGATGCGAGAAGACATGAAGATACCTTCTGGAATCTGATCGAGATGAGCATATTAGAGGACGAATGGAAGAAATAG
- a CDS encoding sugar ABC transporter permease — MKIKKLSLEQKNRYYGLYFILPWFLGFLFLFMVPLISSFRYSLSNLQVSNEGFSLEYIGLGNFREALFSHESYVRMLTESVLDIVVNTPLIIIFSLFFAVILNQKFHGRVLARAIFFLPVILASGIIASIENGDLMQSVVRNANDMTGGGLSVMKNLDLTIMLLESGMSPILVEYLTGAVSRIYEIVSQSGVQILIFLAGLQSISPSLYEAAKIEGSTGYEAFWKITFPMLSPLILTNLVYTIVDSFIRDQTSRLVVDTAFKSFNFGLSAAMSWIYFAVIALILWVTTAIVSRKVFYQN, encoded by the coding sequence ATGAAAATCAAAAAATTATCATTGGAGCAAAAAAACAGATATTACGGTTTGTACTTCATCCTGCCTTGGTTCCTCGGTTTCCTGTTTCTGTTCATGGTGCCGCTGATCTCGTCGTTCCGTTACAGTCTGAGCAATCTGCAGGTGTCTAATGAAGGTTTCAGTCTGGAGTATATTGGTCTGGGCAATTTCCGCGAGGCATTATTCTCACATGAATCCTATGTACGCATGTTGACGGAATCGGTGCTGGATATCGTGGTAAATACACCGTTAATCATCATTTTCAGCCTGTTCTTTGCCGTTATTCTGAATCAGAAGTTCCATGGCAGGGTGCTGGCAAGAGCAATCTTTTTTCTGCCCGTGATTCTGGCTTCGGGCATTATTGCAAGCATCGAAAACGGCGATCTGATGCAGTCTGTCGTACGTAATGCAAACGATATGACTGGCGGTGGTCTATCCGTCATGAAAAATCTGGATCTCACCATTATGCTGCTGGAGTCCGGTATGAGTCCGATTCTTGTTGAATATTTGACAGGTGCAGTAAGCCGGATATACGAAATCGTCAGCCAGTCTGGTGTCCAGATTCTGATCTTCCTTGCTGGCTTGCAGTCGATCTCACCTTCATTGTATGAAGCCGCCAAGATCGAAGGATCAACGGGATATGAAGCCTTCTGGAAAATTACATTTCCCATGCTAAGCCCTCTGATTCTCACGAATCTGGTCTATACCATTGTGGACAGCTTTATCCGTGATCAGACGAGCCGACTTGTGGTGGATACGGCCTTCAAGAGCTTTAATTTTGGACTCAGTGCGGCGATGTCCTGGATCTATTTTGCCGTCATTGCACTGATTCTGTGGGTAACCACCGCAATTGTATCCCGCAAGGTCTTTTATCAGAATTAG
- a CDS encoding methyltransferase domain-containing protein, with the protein MSDLRSTYNIQTAVLSFQEELERLRVQAVMGWSKEFRNLEWYGLKNGMRVLEVGSGPGYITEQLLNSLPDSELTSLEIDRSLQAQAKERLKDIPSMRLKFVESSIYGMDLPDDSFDFVVARLIFLHLNNPNEAAQEIYRVLKPGGRLAIIDVDDGVFGAVNPDVPALHTVLMKISDYVAQHGGNRLIGRSLPRLLSESGYIDVDIDSVLQHSDLLGIEGFKQQFNLNRFVHFAEKGVISSEEFAQLQQASDAINHSPEAYAMMNFITACGTKPL; encoded by the coding sequence ATGAGTGACCTGCGTTCAACATATAATATTCAAACGGCGGTGTTAAGTTTTCAAGAGGAGTTGGAGCGGTTAAGGGTTCAGGCGGTCATGGGGTGGAGCAAAGAGTTCCGCAATCTGGAATGGTATGGTTTGAAAAACGGGATGCGTGTATTGGAGGTCGGAAGCGGACCAGGGTACATTACAGAGCAGTTATTGAACAGTCTGCCTGACAGCGAGCTTACCTCGCTTGAGATTGATCGTTCACTGCAAGCACAAGCCAAAGAACGGCTGAAAGACATCCCTTCCATGCGGTTAAAATTTGTGGAATCGTCTATATACGGAATGGATCTGCCGGATGACTCTTTTGATTTTGTCGTGGCAAGACTGATCTTTCTTCACTTGAACAATCCTAACGAAGCCGCACAAGAGATATATCGTGTACTGAAGCCTGGCGGCCGCCTTGCCATTATTGATGTAGATGATGGTGTTTTTGGTGCAGTGAATCCTGATGTCCCTGCATTGCATACGGTATTAATGAAAATTTCGGACTATGTGGCACAACACGGCGGTAATCGTTTAATTGGCAGAAGCCTGCCACGTCTCCTTTCTGAGAGCGGATACATCGATGTTGACATTGATTCTGTGCTTCAACATAGTGATCTGTTAGGCATAGAAGGGTTTAAGCAGCAGTTTAATCTTAATCGTTTTGTACATTTTGCTGAAAAAGGTGTGATCAGTTCGGAGGAGTTTGCCCAACTGCAACAAGCCTCTGATGCGATAAATCATTCGCCGGAAGCCTATGCCATGATGAATTTCATTACAGCTTGCGGCACGAAGCCTCTGTAA
- a CDS encoding class I SAM-dependent methyltransferase encodes MENKETFNLVVQEYDRYRPVYPSEMFEDIFTYLQINKEDPVLEIGCGTGQATSGLVSKEYTNITCIELGSNLAQFTADKFKSYPSIQVINTPFENWDDEGERYSLIVSGTAFHFIRPEIGYRRAWELLEDRGGIGLFWTIHVPNFEPLHTEIRSHYIALAPHLDDSHYLSPDEVIQERKEITEQSGLFTDIEVKEYNWVQTCSSEEYVALLNTNSKHQQLAEDVRRSLLERIKHSIDAAGGTIEKQHKVALYLGKKRV; translated from the coding sequence ATGGAAAATAAGGAAACATTTAATCTTGTAGTTCAAGAATATGATCGATATAGACCCGTCTATCCAAGTGAAATGTTTGAAGATATTTTTACATATTTACAGATCAACAAAGAAGATCCCGTTCTGGAGATTGGGTGCGGAACAGGACAGGCGACCAGTGGATTGGTGAGCAAGGAATATACCAATATCACGTGTATTGAATTAGGCAGTAATCTGGCTCAGTTCACCGCAGACAAATTCAAGTCCTATCCCTCGATTCAAGTGATCAACACTCCTTTTGAGAACTGGGATGACGAAGGAGAGCGCTATTCCTTAATCGTGTCGGGAACCGCCTTTCATTTTATCAGACCGGAAATCGGTTATCGTCGGGCTTGGGAGCTGTTAGAGGATCGAGGTGGCATCGGCCTTTTTTGGACGATTCATGTTCCTAACTTTGAACCGCTGCATACTGAAATTCGTTCCCACTACATCGCATTAGCCCCTCATCTGGATGATTCTCACTATCTTTCCCCAGATGAAGTTATCCAGGAGCGTAAAGAAATAACAGAACAATCCGGCTTGTTCACGGATATTGAGGTGAAGGAGTATAACTGGGTCCAGACTTGTTCCAGCGAAGAATATGTCGCGTTGTTAAATACAAATTCCAAGCATCAACAGCTGGCTGAGGATGTTAGGCGTTCACTTCTGGAACGAATCAAACACTCCATTGATGCTGCAGGTGGAACGATAGAAAAACAACATAAGGTTGCTCTTTATTTAGGGAAGAAAAGGGTCTAA
- a CDS encoding aminoglycoside phosphotransferase family protein, whose amino-acid sequence MNIVKLTGGYTNTTLLLEGTDPQMIAKIYHVDNADARTEINALTLLNHSGMTPRIHDCFEKENRQFVMMDYVPGINAQMLLDQNGRDQGREIYEQLGIYLARDVHSIKRVDWEAELPVITKSAIDVEDLEFVPSGIKSMVKEVLDISEHGEQTLIHGDYGPHNVMLSNDSMFILDWEWAGWGNPLLDIAWVVWFVHLHYPHMAKELSEVFLSAYTERTNIEVTSDLIRAYSASKVIQVMNRIKNAHPDVHREWLRRLEWTLQASFGKA is encoded by the coding sequence GTGAACATTGTTAAACTAACCGGTGGTTATACCAATACGACCCTTTTACTTGAGGGAACTGATCCGCAGATGATTGCTAAAATCTATCATGTAGATAATGCCGATGCACGGACAGAAATAAACGCGTTAACGTTGTTAAATCATTCTGGTATGACTCCTCGAATACATGATTGCTTTGAAAAAGAAAACAGGCAGTTTGTTATGATGGATTACGTTCCAGGTATAAACGCGCAGATGCTGCTGGATCAAAATGGACGTGACCAGGGCAGGGAAATTTATGAGCAGCTTGGTATATATCTCGCCAGAGATGTGCACTCCATCAAACGAGTTGATTGGGAAGCAGAGCTGCCAGTCATAACGAAATCCGCTATTGATGTGGAGGATCTTGAGTTTGTACCCTCTGGAATCAAAAGCATGGTAAAAGAAGTGTTGGACATTTCGGAACATGGGGAGCAAACTCTGATTCACGGAGATTACGGACCGCATAATGTGATGTTATCCAACGATTCAATGTTCATTTTGGACTGGGAGTGGGCAGGATGGGGCAATCCGTTGTTGGATATCGCATGGGTGGTATGGTTTGTGCATCTTCATTATCCTCACATGGCTAAGGAGCTGTCAGAAGTCTTCTTAAGTGCATATACAGAACGTACCAATATTGAAGTAACAAGCGATCTAATTCGGGCATATTCCGCATCAAAAGTAATACAGGTTATGAACCGAATCAAGAATGCTCATCCAGATGTACATAGGGAATGGCTGCGCAGATTAGAATGGACACTGCAAGCGAGCTTTGGCAAGGCTTAA
- a CDS encoding GNAT family N-acetyltransferase has translation MIHLKRVSVDNWYPCTQLNVTEEQKKSFPASVVYWIAESKVVEDFQPIGIYFDSELVGFAVYSDRPDHEDNYWLLALMIDTKYQGRGYGREALRKLIDLMQESLKCKRIMIGHRPENDIAGKLYESFGFHRVSEGLIGGEVVRLLRCR, from the coding sequence ATGATTCATTTAAAACGTGTCTCGGTAGATAATTGGTATCCATGTACCCAACTGAATGTAACTGAAGAACAGAAAAAAAGTTTCCCCGCGTCGGTTGTATATTGGATTGCTGAATCCAAGGTAGTTGAAGACTTTCAACCCATAGGCATCTATTTTGATTCGGAATTAGTTGGATTTGCGGTGTACTCAGATCGGCCGGATCATGAGGATAACTATTGGCTTCTTGCTCTAATGATAGATACCAAATATCAGGGCAGAGGTTATGGAAGAGAAGCCCTTAGGAAGTTGATTGATCTAATGCAAGAATCGCTGAAATGCAAACGCATCATGATTGGACACAGGCCGGAAAATGATATTGCCGGAAAGCTGTATGAATCATTTGGTTTCCACCGAGTAAGTGAAGGTCTGATTGGTGGCGAAGTTGTTCGTCTTCTAAGATGCAGGTAG
- a CDS encoding NUDIX domain-containing protein, which yields MAIFTCNEDQILVQAFQSPGSSTTFYRPMGGTVEFGENSQYTLMREIREELHQEIELPQLIAVIENIFQVEETGHEIDFIYEAKFKNTDMYSKIELQGIEGKESYRAVWESIGDFNEGKEDIKLVPDGLLALLTGKNKDAQSIIHIRTR from the coding sequence TTGGCCATTTTTACATGTAATGAGGATCAGATCCTTGTGCAAGCATTTCAATCCCCAGGAAGTTCAACCACGTTCTATCGTCCTATGGGTGGTACAGTTGAATTTGGAGAAAACAGTCAGTACACATTAATGCGAGAAATAAGAGAAGAGTTGCATCAAGAGATTGAACTTCCACAGCTGATTGCTGTAATCGAGAATATTTTTCAGGTAGAAGAGACGGGGCATGAAATTGATTTTATCTATGAAGCAAAATTCAAGAACACTGACATGTACAGTAAGATAGAGCTTCAAGGCATAGAAGGAAAGGAATCCTACCGAGCCGTGTGGGAGTCCATTGGCGATTTTAATGAAGGAAAAGAGGACATCAAGCTGGTACCAGATGGATTATTGGCTCTATTAACCGGGAAAAACAAAGACGCTCAGTCCATAATTCATATCAGGACAAGGTAG
- a CDS encoding glycoside hydrolase, whose amino-acid sequence MQINTRETQTKLDKRVTIDGEIRYQGIDNFGASDAWSMEPLGKYWSEENKARVADLLFSREQGIGLSAWRFNIGAGSAETDQDRIPDPWRRAEAFKTSEDGEYDWSKQSGQQWFLEAARDRGVETLIAFVNSPPVWMTKNGHAQPDPGVGSTNLRTGYEGKFAAYLMDVLTHFEQKGFLFNYISPINEPTWDWNQAWQEGNRYNNDDLKHVILELYRQLQQSDLHTRISAPDGVEITSLLDDEYYRQFAGSGTYSSGANQLGTGKYREYIKDLIGDPQMKEAVGNKIASHSYWSDYSNPGDDRLVRLRQLLHHNLNHYDPDSKYWVTEYCILGDYGPGRDLGIEPALHVARTIHFDLVEAHAAAWQWWTAVSKVDYKDGLIYTDYSEAGDEQNILTSKMLWVLGNYSRFIRPGAKRIELTGLGEEADSGLLGSAYIHEEEQTVTAVFVNHGQYDKCIQVSLQELGLNGPITTMKSYVTSAELDLACQETVIAGEEMQSFILTIPGKSVVTFMGGVE is encoded by the coding sequence ATGCAGATCAATACAAGAGAAACACAAACGAAACTGGATAAGAGGGTAACGATTGACGGGGAGATACGTTATCAGGGTATAGACAACTTCGGGGCTTCGGATGCGTGGTCGATGGAGCCGCTCGGGAAGTATTGGAGTGAAGAGAACAAAGCCCGGGTAGCCGATCTTTTATTTTCCAGAGAACAAGGAATCGGATTATCTGCATGGCGTTTCAACATTGGTGCAGGCTCGGCGGAAACAGATCAAGATCGGATTCCCGACCCGTGGAGACGAGCGGAAGCTTTCAAAACGTCGGAGGACGGTGAATATGATTGGAGCAAGCAATCAGGTCAACAGTGGTTTCTTGAGGCCGCTCGTGATCGGGGAGTGGAGACACTTATCGCTTTTGTGAACAGTCCTCCGGTATGGATGACCAAGAATGGTCATGCTCAGCCTGATCCTGGAGTTGGTTCGACCAACCTGAGAACAGGGTATGAAGGCAAATTTGCAGCCTATCTTATGGATGTATTAACGCATTTCGAGCAGAAAGGATTTCTTTTTAATTATATCAGTCCGATCAACGAGCCGACCTGGGACTGGAATCAGGCTTGGCAGGAGGGCAATCGCTACAATAACGATGATCTAAAACACGTCATTCTCGAATTATATCGTCAGCTACAGCAGAGCGATCTGCACACGCGAATCAGCGCACCGGACGGTGTGGAGATCACTTCACTGCTGGATGATGAATATTATCGCCAGTTTGCGGGCAGCGGAACCTATTCCAGCGGTGCTAATCAGCTCGGCACGGGCAAGTACCGGGAATACATAAAAGACCTGATTGGCGATCCTCAGATGAAGGAAGCGGTGGGCAATAAAATCGCTTCGCATTCCTATTGGTCTGATTACAGTAATCCCGGAGATGATCGTCTGGTGAGACTCAGGCAGCTGCTTCATCACAACCTGAACCATTATGATCCAGACAGCAAATATTGGGTTACTGAATACTGCATACTCGGAGACTACGGACCTGGACGTGATTTAGGCATTGAACCCGCTCTGCATGTAGCGAGAACAATTCATTTTGATCTAGTTGAGGCTCATGCTGCGGCCTGGCAGTGGTGGACGGCTGTCTCCAAGGTGGATTATAAGGATGGGCTGATCTATACGGATTATAGTGAAGCTGGCGATGAGCAAAATATTCTGACCTCGAAAATGCTGTGGGTACTCGGCAACTACAGCAGATTTATTCGGCCTGGAGCGAAGCGAATTGAACTCACCGGGCTTGGAGAAGAAGCCGACAGCGGACTACTCGGTTCTGCCTATATTCATGAGGAAGAGCAAACGGTAACGGCTGTTTTTGTAAACCATGGTCAATATGACAAGTGCATTCAAGTGAGTCTTCAGGAACTCGGCTTAAATGGTCCAATTACCACAATGAAGTCTTATGTGACCAGTGCTGAACTGGATTTAGCCTGTCAGGAGACGGTTATAGCCGGAGAAGAGATGCAGTCATTTATCCTTACCATTCCAGGAAAATCAGTTGTGACCTTTATGGGAGGTGTGGAGTAA
- a CDS encoding carbohydrate ABC transporter permease, which produces MKTETATGQPSVKKEWLQRLGSAAYWFEAIKKWAWILVRFVLIFGISFVILYPILLKISISFKSMSDLYDPMVIWIPRTFTLENFKLVFTAMNYPSVLMNTLWLSSAVMLLQTITCVLAGYGFARIRFKGSGLLFAAVIFTILVPTQTIMIPLYLNFKNFDVMGLIELFRGSPANLINTYWPFLISAALGMGVKTGLYVYIFRQFFRGIPREIEEAAYVDGAGYFRTFGRIILPNAIPSMVTVMLFSFVWQWNDSFFTNMYLNEPKVMSSMMSSSGFTIATYLTGGGQAAASYTQDPFFMSMMMNTSVLMAILPLIIIYLFVQRHFVESVERSGLVG; this is translated from the coding sequence ATGAAGACAGAAACCGCAACAGGGCAGCCGTCTGTGAAAAAGGAATGGCTACAGCGCTTGGGCTCCGCGGCGTACTGGTTTGAAGCGATCAAAAAGTGGGCATGGATTCTGGTCCGGTTTGTTCTGATCTTTGGCATATCATTTGTCATTCTCTATCCCATTTTATTGAAGATATCCATATCATTCAAAAGCATGTCCGATTTGTACGACCCAATGGTGATCTGGATTCCGCGAACCTTTACGCTAGAGAACTTCAAGCTAGTCTTTACAGCTATGAATTACCCTAGCGTGCTGATGAATACCTTGTGGTTATCGTCAGCGGTGATGCTGCTGCAGACAATAACCTGTGTCCTGGCTGGCTACGGGTTTGCACGAATCAGATTTAAAGGCAGCGGGTTGTTGTTTGCTGCTGTGATTTTTACCATTCTGGTACCGACACAGACGATTATGATCCCGCTGTATCTGAATTTCAAAAACTTTGATGTGATGGGGCTGATTGAGCTGTTTCGAGGCAGTCCTGCCAATCTGATCAATACGTACTGGCCGTTCCTAATCTCGGCTGCCCTGGGTATGGGTGTCAAGACCGGACTGTATGTGTACATTTTCCGCCAATTTTTCAGAGGCATTCCACGGGAGATCGAAGAGGCAGCTTATGTGGATGGAGCAGGATACTTTAGAACGTTTGGCCGAATTATCCTGCCAAATGCGATCCCATCCATGGTTACCGTCATGCTGTTTTCGTTTGTATGGCAGTGGAACGATTCATTTTTCACAAATATGTATCTGAACGAACCTAAGGTGATGTCGTCGATGATGTCATCGTCCGGGTTCACCATTGCAACTTATTTGACGGGTGGCGGTCAGGCTGCTGCCTCATATACGCAAGATCCGTTTTTCATGTCGATGATGATGAACACGAGTGTGCTGATGGCGATTCTACCGCTAATTATTATTTATCTGTTCGTTCAGCGTCATTTCGTAGAGAGTGTGGAACGTTCTGGTCTTGTAGGATAA